From Micromonospora auratinigra:
GCGGACGAAGGTGAACATCGTCGCGCCCGCCGCCAGCGGACGGGGCGGGCCGGTGAGGCGGTGCACGCCCACCCCCACCCCGTCGGCCGGGCTGCTCACCGCGACCGGCGCGAAGCCCTCCTCGGCGAACCAGTCACAGATGGCGGGCACCAGGTCCGGCTCGCGGCGGTGCCGGGTCCAGACGACCGTGCCGCCGGTGGCGCAGAGCGAGGCGGCGTGCCGCACCGTGGCACGGATGTCGGCGTCGACGACGTTGCCGAAGATCCCGCAGAGCAGCACCAGGTCGGCCGGGACCAGATCGGCGTACCGGTCGGTGCGGGCGGCGTCGCCGGCCACCACCTCCACCCCGGTCAGGCCCGCCTCCCGCACTGCTCGCCGGGCCACCTCGACGTTGCGCGCGTCCCACTCGACCAGGCGGGCGGTCACCTCGTCGCGCCGGGGATGGGCGGCCAGCACCGGGATCAGGTCGTGCCCCTGACCCGCACAGAGGCTGATCACCCGCACCGGACCGGCCGGCGCCTGGTCGAGCGCGTCGCGGACCCGGCCCTGCACCTCGGCGAGGCGGCGGGACAGTGCCGAGTCGGGGTCGGCGTAGTCGGCGTGCCAGGCGTACCAGTCCCTCGTCACGCGGCCAGCATAGGCGGGGGACGGGTCGGCCGGCGGGCCCCGACGGCGGCACCCGTACCAGATCCGGTCCCGTCGTGGGGGTCGTCCACAGCACGGCCGTCATCCACAGCGGCCCGGGTCTCGGCCGGCGGGGGAGGCGTCCCGCGGGGCAGGCTGCCGGACGTGTGGAACCTGTCCCGCCGGGCCGTGACGACGCTCGGCCCCCTGCTGCTCCTGCTCCCGGCCATGCCCGGCGTTTCGGGTGCCGCGGTCACCTCGCCGGCCCGCGCGACGCCGCCACCCGCCCTGCCGGACGGGGCGGTGCGGTCCGCCGCTCCGGTGGATGCCGTCGTGCCGGAAGGCGGTGGTCCGGATGTGCGATTCGGCTGGCCGCTGCCCGGCCCGCCCCGGCCGGTGCGCCGCTTCGACCCGCCGCCGCAGCCCTGGCTCCCCGGCCACCGCGGCGTCGACCTCGCTGCCACCTCCGGGGCACCGGTCCGCGCGGCGGGCGCCGGGATCGTGCTCTTCGCCGGCACGGTGGCCGGGCGGCCGGTGGTCACCGTCGGGCACGCCGACGGGCTGCGGACCACCTACGAGCCGGTGCGCCCCGGGCTCGCCGCCGGCACCCGGTTGGGGCTCGGCACGCCGATCGGCACGCTGCTCGCCGGCCACGCCGGCTGCCCCGCCGAGGCGTGCCTGCACTGGGGACTGCGCCGGGGCGCGGACTACCTGGACCCGCTCGCCCTGCTCGGCCTCGGCCCGGTCCGGCTGCTCCCGCTGGACGCCGACGCCGCGAGCCCGGCGCGCACCGAGCCCGGTCAGCCCTGGGCGAGCAGCGTGGGCAGCCGCGCCGCCAACCGGTCGTACTCGTCCGGCACGTTGTAGACCTGGCCGCAGAGGCGCAGCCAGCCCCGGCCGTTCCAGGCCGAGACCGCCACCTCAGCGGCGAGCCGGTCGGCGATCCGGGCCCGTAATGCCCGCGCCGCGTCGAGGGTGGTGGCGACCCCGTCCGGCAGCGGCACGAGACGCATGGCGAGCGTCGGCCCGCCGGGCTCCGGCAGGTCGGCCGGCGGCACCCCGAGCGCGTCCCCGACCACCCGTTGTCCGTACGCCGCCAGCGCCGCGTTGTGCGCCCGTACCCGGTCGGGTCCCAGGCTGCGCAGGGTGAAAACCCCCACCGGGGCAGCCAGCCAGGGGGTGTAGTCCAGCGTCGCCTGCCACTCGACCCGGGCGGGAAAGCCGCTCTCCTGCTCCCAGGAGACCACCAGCGGCTGGATCCGCTCCCGCCACGGCTCGGACACCACCAGCGCGGCCGTGCCCCGGGGCGCGTACGCCCACTTGTGCAGGTTGCCGACCCAGAAGTCCGCGCCGATCGAGGCCACCGTGGTGGCCAGCTGCCCGGGGGCGTGGGCCCCGTCCACCAGCACCGGCACCCCGTGTTCCCGGGCCACCCCGACGATCGCGGCGGCCGGGAAGAGCCGGGCGGTCGGCGAGGTGATCTGGTCCACGATCAGCAGCTTGGTACGCCCCGGCCGCAGCCCGGCCCGGACGAGCTGGACCACCTCCTCGTCGGTGGCCGCCAACGGCACCGGCAGGGTCCGCGACACCGCGCCGGTACGCCCGCACTCCCGCCGCACGGAGAAGGCGACCGCGCCGTAGCCGTGGTCGGTGGTCAGGACCTCGTCACCGGGGCGCAGCCCGAGCGACTGGAGCACCACCGCCGCACCCGTGGTGGCGTTGCCCACCAGCGCGGTGCCGTCGGGGTCCGCGCCCAGGAAGGCCGCCAGGTGCCGCCGGGTGTGCGTGATCCGGTCCACGAGTCCCTGGGTGAAGAACCGGAGCGGGTTCGCCTCCATCTCGTCCCGCAGCCGCTGCTGCGCCCGCTGCACCCCGACCGGGACGGCGCCGAACGATCCGTGGTTGAGGTGGCTGACCGACGGGTCGAGCGAGAAGAGCAGCCGAGCACCCGGAAGCGGCTCGGGCGGCTGCGGGACCGTCATCCGTCGATGGTAGCCCGCCGTGGATCATCGACGCCCGGTTCCGTCGAGCGCACCCGGACCGGTGACCTTCCGGTGGAACCGCCGCCGTCAGGCTCGCGGGTGCGCCTGCCGGTACGCCGCGCGCAGCCGCTCCACCGACACGTGGGTGTAGATCTGGGTGCTGGCCAGCGAGGAATGGCCCAGCAGCTCCTGCACGGCCCGCAGGTCCGCGCCGCCCTCCAGCAGGTGGGTGGCGGCCGAGTGCCGCAGCCCGTGCGGGGTGGTGCGGGGCAGGCCGGCGGCCTCGGCGTACCCGGCGACGATCCGGCGGGCCGTGGTCGGGTTGAGTCGCCCGCCCCGCGCGCCGACCAGCAGCGCGCCGCCGGAGCCCGGTCCCGCCAGGTCGGGGCGTCCCCGGCCGAGCCAGGCGTCCAACGCCCGCTGTGCCGGCACCCCGTACGGCACCGACCGTTCCCGGCCGCCCTTGCCCAGCACCCGGACCACCCGGCGGGCGTGGTCGACGTCGCCCACGTCCAGGCCGCACGCCTCGCTGATCCGGATCCCGGTGCCGTAGAGCAGTTCGAGCAGCGCCCGGTCGCGCAACAGCACCGCCTCGTCGCCGTCGCCGTCGTCACCGTCGCCCCGATCCGGTCCGCCGTCCGCCGGTGCGGCCGGCCAGGTCGGTCGGGCCGGGGACGGCCGGTCTCCGCCGTCGGTCGTGCGGGTCGGGGTGGGCTCGGTGCCGGCCGGGGCCGGCCCGTCCATGCCGTCGGTCCCGCCGGGCCTGGTGCCTCCGGTGTCGGTCACCGCTCGGGCGACCTGGCCGGGGGCGTCCATCAGGGCGGCAGCCTGGTCGGCGCGGAGCACGGTGGGCAGCTCCCGGTGCGCACGCGGGCTGGCCAGCGCGGCGGCCACGTCCGCGGGGAGCAGGCCGGTGCGGTGTGCCCAGTTGCTGAACACGCGGGCCGAGGCGGCCCGCCGGGCCAGCGTCGTCCGCGCCGCGCCGGTCGTCCGGTGCTTCGCCAACCAGCTGCGCAACACGGTGAGGTCCAGCGTGGACAGGTCGGTGCACCCCATCCGAGTGGCGTGGTCGAGAAGCGAGACGAGGTCGGTGACGTACGCCCGCACGGTGTGCGCCGACCGGTTGCGCACCCGGGCCAGCTGGTCGGCGAAGTCGTCCACGGCCTCCCGCATCGCCGGAGGCAGGGCCTCGTGTCGGGCCCTGGTGCCGGTCCGGTCGCCGCTCACCGCCGCCTCCGCTTCCGCGTCACCGGCCCAGCGTACGGCGCAGTGGCCGGATGGACCGGGGGACGCAACTCGTCGGCGTGCTCACGTTGGACCGGGGTCGGGGTCGGGCCGGGACGGGGGCCCGGTGTTCCGGCCGGTCGGGACGCGGGCCCCGGGCCGTGGCGCGGAACGCAACGGCGGTCGCGGCCGGCGACACGGCGCGCCGCCGTGGCGCGGAACCGGAACGGCGGGGCGGCACGCCGAGCGGGGTGGCTGAAGTGGGCCTGGACAGGGGAAACTGGTCGTACGCAAGGGACAGTGGCGGCCGGGTCGGGGCGCTGCCGCGCGGAAGGGTGATTCGCGAGTCGGACGGGACGGGCGTCGCCGGGGTGGGCGACGCCGGCGGGAGGAGGGACCGGACGTGGGTGTGGATGCCGTCCTCTATCGGCTGGTGCGGGCCGGACCGACCCGTCGCCGCGCGTCGTACGTCGCGTCCGAGGTGGTGGCGGATCCCGACGACGTGCTGCTCGATCTGCTCAAGCGGGTGCGCGGCGGGGGACGTACGCCGCTGCTGGACCGCGTCGACCCGCTGGGTGAGATGGTGGTCGGCCCCGGTTCCGCCCCGCAGTTGCTCACCGAACTGCGTTGCCTCGCCGAGGTGGCCACCGCGCCGGCCGAGGTCGAGCAGGTCCGGCGGCTCGCGTTGCTCGCCCGTCGCTGCCTGAACACCCGGGAGGTGGAGATCCGCTTCGAGGGCGATTGACTCAGGCACGGCGGCCCCCGTCGGGGGCCGGTGACCGGACGAGCGCGTACCCCTCGTCGCGGCGGACCACCAGGGCCAGCTCCTCCAGCAGGGAGAGCTTGCGCATGGCCGTCCGCAACTCCACCCCGGCGCGCGACGCCACGCTCTCCAGGGCCAGCGAACCGCGCCGGGGCAGCGCCTCCAGCACCTGCGTCGCCTCGTCGTCCAGCCGGTCGCGCAGGCGCTCCGGCGCCCTCACCGGCGGGGCGAGTTCGCCGATCCGCCCGACCTCCTCGACCACCTGCGCGACGCCGGTGACCAGCCGGGCCCCGGACTCCGCCCGCAGCACCTCGTGCCCGCCCACCGACATGGCAGAGGTGACCGGACCCGGCACCACCATCCCGCGTCGGACCATGCCGAGCGCCCGGTTCAGGGTCTGCGTGGCCCCACTGCGGGCCGCCGCCTCGACGAGGACGGTGCCCAGGGTCGCGGCCGCGATGACCCGGTTGCGGATCAGGAAGCGGGGGCGCAGCGGCTCCGCGCCCGGCATCCATTCGCTCATCAACAGGCCGGTCTCGGCGATCCGGTCGAACAACGCGGTGTTGCCCATCGGGTAGGGACGGTCCACCCCGCAGGCCAGCACGGCCACCGTTAACCCGCCGGCGGTCAACGCACCCCGGTGCGCGGCGGAATCGATGCCGAAGGCCCCGCCGGAGACCACCGTCCAGCCCCGGTCGCCGAGGCCGTACCCGAGTTCGGTGGCGACGTGCGTGCCGTACGGCGTGGCGGCCCGGGCGCCGACCACCGCGACCGACCGGTCGAACGCCTGCGCCAGCGGCCATCCGCCGCGCACCCAGAAGCAGAGCGGGGGAGCGGTTTCCACGTCGACCCTGCGGGTGACGCCGGAGAGCCGCAGCTTGCTCAGGTCGGCGACCCGGGTGGGCCAGTCGTCGTCCTCGGGGGTCACCAGTCGTGCGCCGAGCCGCTCGGTACGCGCCAGCGCCTGCTCGGCCACCGCCCGGGCGTCCTCGCCCGCGCTCCGCGCCGCGACCGCCGCCCGCAGCGCCCGGTCGGGTGCACCGCCGTCGAGGAGCCGGTCGAGGGCGGCGACCGGGCCCACCTCCTTGACCAGCGCGTGCACCGCCCGGGTGCCCGGCTCGGCCAGCCAGGTGAGCGCCACCCGGGCCAGCCGCACATCCTCGGTGGCGGTCATGCGCCTTCTCCCGTCCGCAGGTGGATGGCCTCGGCGATGTCCCCACCGTCCGGGCGGTCCCGCCCGTCCAGGTCGGCGACGGTCCAGGCCAGTCGGATGACCCGGTCGAATCCCCGGGCGGAGAGCGAACCGGCGTCCAGCCGCCGGCGCAGCTCCCGGGTGTCCCGCCCGGGCAACTGCCAGGGCGGCAATCGCAGGGAGGGGCCCGGGACGTCCGCGTTCACCCGGTGTCCGGTGGCCGCCCACCGCGCGGCGGCGGCCTGCCGGGCGGCGGCCACCCGGGCCGCCACGGTGGCGGACGATTCGCTCCGCGCGTTCGTGTCCAGCAGCGCGGCGGCGCGGACGGGCGGCAGGCGCACCTGCACGTCCACCCGGTCCAGCAGGGGGCCGGACAGGCGGCCCAGGTAGCGGCGGCGGGCCAGCGGTGTGCACTCGCAGTCGACGTCGCCGGACGGCTTCGCGCAGGGGCAGGGGTTGGCGGCCAGCACCAACTGGGTCCGGGCCGGGTACTCGGTGGCGCCGCGGGTCCGGTTGACCTGGACCCGGCCGTTCTCCAGCGGCTGCCGCAACGCCTCCAGCGCCGCCTTGCTGAACTCGGGCGCCTCGTCGAGGAAGAGCACCCCCCGGTGGGCCAGCGACACCGCACCCGGTCGGGCCAGGCCGGAGCCGCCGCCGACCAGGGACGGCACCGTCGCCGTGTGGTGCGGGGCCTGGAACGGCGGCCGGCGCAGCAACCGACCCCCGGGCGGGAGCAGCCCGGCGATGGAGTGCAGCGCGGTCACCTCCAGGGCGGCGTCGTCGTCCAGCTCGGGCAGCAGCGACGGGAGCCGCTCCGCGAGCATGGTCTTGCCGGCACCGGGCGGGCCGAGCAGCGCCACGTGGTGGCCGCCGGCCGCCGCCACCTCCAGGGCCCGGCGGCCCAACTCCTGCCCGGCCACCTCGGCCAGGTCCGGCCCGCCGCCGGTGGTGGTCGGCGCGACGGCGGGTGGGGGCAGCAGCGCGGCACCGTCACGGACGAAGGCGACCAGCCGGTGCAGGGTGTCGACGGCCCGGACCCGGACGCCGGGGATCACCGCCGCCTCGGCGGCGTTGCCCACCGGCACCACCACCCGGTCCAGCCCGTCGCGGGCGGCGGCGGCCACCATCGGCAGGACGCCCCGGACCGGGCGGACCGTGCCGTCGAGGCCGAGTTCGCCGAGCACCACCGTCCGGTCCAGCGGGAGCAGCGGCAGCTCGCCCGAGCCGCCCAGGACCGCCGCCGCGATGGCGAGGTCGAACGCCGACCCGTACTTGGGCAGGGTGGCGGGGAGCAGGTTCAGGGTGATGCGCCGGTTCGGCCACTTCTGGCCGGAGTTGACGATCGCGGCGCGTACCCGGTCGCGGGCCTCGTGCAGGGCCGTGTCGGGCAGGCCCGAGATGACCACGCCGGGCAGCCCGGCGGCCAGGTCCGCCTCCACCTCGACCACGTGTCCCCGGACGCCGACCAGCCCCACGCAGTGCACCTTCGCGTAGCTCATCAGAACGCGCCCTTCAGGTGTTCGACCCGGGCCGGCCCGGCGACGGGCAGCCGGACGGCGAGGACGTCGAAGCGGACCTCGTCGGCGGTGGCGCCGGTCTCGGCCAGCCAGCGGGCGGCCAGCCCTCGCAGCCGGCGGGCCTTCGCCGGCACGACCGCCTCGGTCGGGGTGCCGAAGTCGTCGGTGCGGCGGGTCTTCACCTCGCAGAAGGCGAGCACCGCGCCGTCCCAGGCGATGATGTCGATCTCCCCGTCGGGACAGCGCCAGTTCCGGGCGACCGGGCGCAGGCCCGTCTCGATCAGGTGCCGGACCGCGCACCGCTCGCCGTACGCGCCGACGGCCTGGTTCCGCTTCGTCATGGCGGACACGGTGCGCCGGACGGGGCCGGTTCCGTCGGCCGGAAAGCGGAGCCTGTGGACGACGGAAGGTACTGTGGACAGGCTGACGATCATGGTCGCGGCGTGCTAGGGGACTGCTCCGTCACTCTCCGCGTACTCCCGATGACGCCGCCGTGTCGGCGCTGACCAGCACCGACGCGGACGGGGTCGGATGGCGTCGGTGGTTCCGGTCGCATACCGTGCCCGTCGTGGACGGACGACGGAGCTTTCCCGAGGATCAGCCCGGGTCGCGGTGGAGCGACCACGGGTACGCCGAGCAGCCGGACTGGCGGACGGCGAGCGAGTCGCGCTACCGCGACGAGGACTTCCGGGCCCCCGAGCAGCGGGGCGGGGCCGAGGGGCGCTACGGCGACACCGGGCGGTTCGGCGCGGTCGATCCGCTGGCCGACGACGGGGACGGCTACCGGCGGTCCCGCCGCGCGGAGGACCCGTCGGAGATCTCCGGCGAGCTGCCGGGTGAGCGCGGCGGCCGGCGGGCGGCCCGCGAGGCCGACGAGTCGCGGGCGGCCGGACCGCTGGGCGGCTACCCGATCGTCGAGCCGGGACGCCCGGCGGAGTCGACCCTGGGCGGCGCCGCGTCGCCCGGTCACGGCGCGCACACCCCGTTGACCGTCGGCGACCGTCCCGGCGGCGGTGCCGGCGCACTGACCGTCGGGGACCGTTCCGGCCTCGGGGCACATACCGCGCCCGGCGTCGGCGACCGGCCGAGCCACGGCGCCGCCGCCCCGTTGACGGTCGGGGAGCGGCCGGTCGAGCCGGCGGCCGTGCCGCACCCGCTGGAGATGCCGACCGGTCCGATGCCGTCCGTGGCGCCCCGGCTGGACGGGCCACCGCCGGGCGACGGGGTCTACCGCACCCGGCGCCCGGCGTTGGCGGTGCTGCTGGGTGTGCTGGTGCTGGTGCTGGAGATCCCGGCGCTGCGGGTGCTGTGGCGCGGTCTGGTGGGCGATCCGGTCTCCACCTCGCACGTCGTGGTGGGCACGTTCCTCGTGGTCGGCCTGCCGATCTTCGGTGCCGGCCTGTACGGCCTGCGTACCGGCGGCCTGGCGCTCGCCGACGGCAGCCGTGGGTGGCTCCGCCCGCCGACCGCCTACCTGACGGTCGGCCTGGTGCTCTTCCTCGCCGCCGCCCTCGCCGCCCGCTGACCCCGCCCTCCCCGCCCCCTGCCCGTAGCCCCGCCCGGCCCCCGCCCCTGACCCCGCCCTCCCCCTTCCCCCTGGCCCCGCCGCCGTGATCAAGGGCTTTGCGTCGCCTGACGGTGAATTCATGACGCAAGCTCCTCGATCAACGCGGCCAGCCCCTCGATCAACCCGTTCGGTCACGGTGACGGGCGCGCGCCGGTGGGGCCGAGGGGACGGGTGGGGTGGGCGGGGTCGGCGGGGTCGGCGGGGCGGTGTTCCTGCACCCCGGGGCCGGGGCGCGGGGGAGGGGCGTACACTGGTCGACTGGCGACCGCCTCGTGCGGTCGACCTCGCGTGCCCTCTTCACGGAACGTTCCGTGGGGCGGCGGCCTCCCTGGTCCCGATCTTGGTCGGGTCCGCCACGGCCGACGACCGGGCACCAGGCGTCCGGCCGCCGGCCGGACGGGACAACCAGGGAAAACAGGGAGTACCACCATGGCCGTCGTGACCATGCGTCAGCTGCTGGAGAGCGGTGTCCACTTCGGGCACCAGACCCGGCGCTGGAACCCGAAGATGAAGCGCTTCATCTTCACCGAGCGCAACGGTATCTACATCATCGACCTGCGCCAGACCCTCGACTACATCGAGAAGGCGTACGAGTTCGTGCGCACCACCGTCGCCGGTGGCGGCAGCATCCTCTTCGTCGGCACCAAGAAGCAGGCCCAGGAGGCCATCGCCGAGCAGGCGACCCGGGTCGGCCAGCCGTACGTGAACCACCGCTGGCTCGGTGGCATGCTGACCAACTTCCAGACGGTGTACAAGCGGCTCCAGCGGATGAAGGAGCTGGAGGCCCTGGGTGACCTGAGCGGCACCGCCGCCGGTTACACCAAGAAGGAGACCCTGCAGCTCTCCCGCGAGAAGATCAAGCTCACCAAGACCCTCGGTGGTCTGCGGGACATGCAGAAGCTCCCGAGCGCGGTCTGGATCGTCGACACCAAGAAGGAGCACATCGCCGTCGACGAGGCCCGCAAGCTGGGCATCCCGGTGATCGCGGTGCTCGACACCAACTGCGACCCGGACGAGGTCGACTTCCCGATCCCGGGCAACGACGACGCCATCCGCTCGGCCGAGCTGCTGACCAAGGTCGTGGCCGCCGCCGTCGCCGACGGTCTGATCGCCCGCTCCGGCCGCAACCGGGGCGGCGACGAGAAGCCCGAGGCGGGCCAGGTCGGCGCCGACGAGCCGCTGGCCGAGTGGGAGCGCGAGCTGCTCGAGGAGCCGAAGAAGGCCGACGAGGAGTCGAAGAAGGCCGACGAGCAGCCGGCGGCCCCCGCCGAGCAGCCGGCGACCGCCGCCGCGGAGTGATCGCGCCGTCGCGTCCCCACCGTCCGGTTTCCCGGCCGGTGGGGCGCGACGGGTACGCCGGGCACGAGCGGCCCGGATCCGGGTAACCGGCACACAGACCATCCCACCGCAGCCTCAAGACCCGAAGAGAGAGTCATGTCCAACTTCACCGCCGCGGACGTCAAGAAGCTCCGCGACCTCACCGGCGCCGGCATGATGGACTGCAAGAAGGCGCTGACCGAGGCCGAGGGCGACTTCGACAAGGCCGTCGAGATCCTGCGCGTCAAGGGCGCCAAGGACGTCGGCAAGCGGGCCAGCCGTACCGCCGCCAACGGCCTCATCGCGCACTCCGGCCAGGCGCTGCTCGAGCTCAACTGCGAGACCGACTTCGTGGCCAAGAACGACGCGTTCATC
This genomic window contains:
- a CDS encoding class I SAM-dependent methyltransferase, with product MTRDWYAWHADYADPDSALSRRLAEVQGRVRDALDQAPAGPVRVISLCAGQGHDLIPVLAAHPRRDEVTARLVEWDARNVEVARRAVREAGLTGVEVVAGDAARTDRYADLVPADLVLLCGIFGNVVDADIRATVRHAASLCATGGTVVWTRHRREPDLVPAICDWFAEEGFAPVAVSSPADGVGVGVHRLTGPPRPLAAGATMFTFVR
- a CDS encoding murein hydrolase activator EnvC family protein; protein product: MPGVSGAAVTSPARATPPPALPDGAVRSAAPVDAVVPEGGGPDVRFGWPLPGPPRPVRRFDPPPQPWLPGHRGVDLAATSGAPVRAAGAGIVLFAGTVAGRPVVTVGHADGLRTTYEPVRPGLAAGTRLGLGTPIGTLLAGHAGCPAEACLHWGLRRGADYLDPLALLGLGPVRLLPLDADAASPARTEPGQPWASSVGSRAANRSYSSGTL
- a CDS encoding aminotransferase class V-fold PLP-dependent enzyme; protein product: MTVPQPPEPLPGARLLFSLDPSVSHLNHGSFGAVPVGVQRAQQRLRDEMEANPLRFFTQGLVDRITHTRRHLAAFLGADPDGTALVGNATTGAAVVLQSLGLRPGDEVLTTDHGYGAVAFSVRRECGRTGAVSRTLPVPLAATDEEVVQLVRAGLRPGRTKLLIVDQITSPTARLFPAAAIVGVAREHGVPVLVDGAHAPGQLATTVASIGADFWVGNLHKWAYAPRGTAALVVSEPWRERIQPLVVSWEQESGFPARVEWQATLDYTPWLAAPVGVFTLRSLGPDRVRAHNAALAAYGQRVVGDALGVPPADLPEPGGPTLAMRLVPLPDGVATTLDAARALRARIADRLAAEVAVSAWNGRGWLRLCGQVYNVPDEYDRLAARLPTLLAQG
- a CDS encoding tyrosine recombinase XerC, with product MREAVDDFADQLARVRNRSAHTVRAYVTDLVSLLDHATRMGCTDLSTLDLTVLRSWLAKHRTTGAARTTLARRAASARVFSNWAHRTGLLPADVAAALASPRAHRELPTVLRADQAAALMDAPGQVARAVTDTGGTRPGGTDGMDGPAPAGTEPTPTRTTDGGDRPSPARPTWPAAPADGGPDRGDGDDGDGDEAVLLRDRALLELLYGTGIRISEACGLDVGDVDHARRVVRVLGKGGRERSVPYGVPAQRALDAWLGRGRPDLAGPGSGGALLVGARGGRLNPTTARRIVAGYAEAAGLPRTTPHGLRHSAATHLLEGGADLRAVQELLGHSSLASTQIYTHVSVERLRAAYRQAHPRA
- a CDS encoding DNA-processing protein DprA, whose product is MTATEDVRLARVALTWLAEPGTRAVHALVKEVGPVAALDRLLDGGAPDRALRAAVAARSAGEDARAVAEQALARTERLGARLVTPEDDDWPTRVADLSKLRLSGVTRRVDVETAPPLCFWVRGGWPLAQAFDRSVAVVGARAATPYGTHVATELGYGLGDRGWTVVSGGAFGIDSAAHRGALTAGGLTVAVLACGVDRPYPMGNTALFDRIAETGLLMSEWMPGAEPLRPRFLIRNRVIAAATLGTVLVEAAARSGATQTLNRALGMVRRGMVVPGPVTSAMSVGGHEVLRAESGARLVTGVAQVVEEVGRIGELAPPVRAPERLRDRLDDEATQVLEALPRRGSLALESVASRAGVELRTAMRKLSLLEELALVVRRDEGYALVRSPAPDGGRRA
- a CDS encoding YifB family Mg chelatase-like AAA ATPase yields the protein MSYAKVHCVGLVGVRGHVVEVEADLAAGLPGVVISGLPDTALHEARDRVRAAIVNSGQKWPNRRITLNLLPATLPKYGSAFDLAIAAAVLGGSGELPLLPLDRTVVLGELGLDGTVRPVRGVLPMVAAAARDGLDRVVVPVGNAAEAAVIPGVRVRAVDTLHRLVAFVRDGAALLPPPAVAPTTTGGGPDLAEVAGQELGRRALEVAAAGGHHVALLGPPGAGKTMLAERLPSLLPELDDDAALEVTALHSIAGLLPPGGRLLRRPPFQAPHHTATVPSLVGGGSGLARPGAVSLAHRGVLFLDEAPEFSKAALEALRQPLENGRVQVNRTRGATEYPARTQLVLAANPCPCAKPSGDVDCECTPLARRRYLGRLSGPLLDRVDVQVRLPPVRAAALLDTNARSESSATVAARVAAARQAAAARWAATGHRVNADVPGPSLRLPPWQLPGRDTRELRRRLDAGSLSARGFDRVIRLAWTVADLDGRDRPDGGDIAEAIHLRTGEGA
- a CDS encoding YraN family protein — encoded protein: MTKRNQAVGAYGERCAVRHLIETGLRPVARNWRCPDGEIDIIAWDGAVLAFCEVKTRRTDDFGTPTEAVVPAKARRLRGLAARWLAETGATADEVRFDVLAVRLPVAGPARVEHLKGAF
- the rpsB gene encoding 30S ribosomal protein S2, which gives rise to MAVVTMRQLLESGVHFGHQTRRWNPKMKRFIFTERNGIYIIDLRQTLDYIEKAYEFVRTTVAGGGSILFVGTKKQAQEAIAEQATRVGQPYVNHRWLGGMLTNFQTVYKRLQRMKELEALGDLSGTAAGYTKKETLQLSREKIKLTKTLGGLRDMQKLPSAVWIVDTKKEHIAVDEARKLGIPVIAVLDTNCDPDEVDFPIPGNDDAIRSAELLTKVVAAAVADGLIARSGRNRGGDEKPEAGQVGADEPLAEWERELLEEPKKADEESKKADEQPAAPAEQPATAAAE